Part of the Deltaproteobacteria bacterium genome is shown below.
GGAGGCGTCGTCGGTGACCTTGGCGGCTTTGTTGCGTCAACGTTCTTAAGAGGTGTTGGGTTCTTTCAAGTCCCTACCACAACGCTTGCGGCAGTGGACTCCAGCGTTGGCGGGAAGACCGCAGTCAATACACCGCGTGGGAAAAACCTCGTCGGTACATTCTACCCTGCTAAAAAAGTCTTTATCGCTGCAAGCCACTTAGCCACTCAAAGCCCGCGTCAAAATGCAGCCGGTTTGATTGAAGCTTTAAAGATGGCAGCCACGCTCGACATCGAACTCTTCGAGACGATTGTTGACAACGCGCAAGCTCTTCTCGACTTTGAACCCCAAACTCTACTTTCCATCCTCGGAGCAAGCGTTGCCATTAAAGCACGAGTTGTAAGCGAAGATGAGCGAGAAGCCGGTCTTCGAGCCGTTCTCAATTACGGCCACACCGTCGGCCACGCCATTGAAGCTGGGGAAAACTTTCAAATGCTTCACGGCGAAGCGGTAGCCCTTGGTATGATTGCAGAAGCGCAATGGGCCGAGATGGAAGGCTATGGCAATCAGGTGAGTTCAAGCCTGCGCCAAGCGGTAGAATCTCTCGGGTTTATTCCTGAGTGGCGTAAGAAAAAAATCGATATCGATGCATTGAGCGTCGATAAAAAGCGGATCGGATCTGGTGTTAAGATCCCGATTGTCTCGCAAATTGGTTCATTTGATTTTCGTACGGTGCCGGTGTCGGCATTGGCGGAATTCGTCAAGCGTAGGAGCACAATATGATGCGTAAACTTAGCTTACTGGCATTGTTCTCTCTAACTGCAAGCTGCACGGCAGAGCCCGGCGGGAGCATTCAATTGGTCAACGTCATGGCGCCTGATCAGCAATGTGTTTACAGCCCCGAAGGTAAAGAAACCCGCCTCAAGGGTTTCTATGACCCAACTGCCGGCGCCGATATGAATGTGGTTGTTCGAATTAACAACAGCATGAATGACAAGGACTCCGATCCTCGCAGCAACGACAACAACACCAATATTAAATTTTCAGGCAATGACGTTTCAATGGCCGGGTTTAATGTTTGCTATAAGCTCGAAAGCGGAATCAGCGAGTTTGGTGCTGCGGATTCAGGCCATGCCTTTGAATGTGATTCAGTCATCAATGCCACATCGGGCGAATACAAAGAGTATTTAACAGGCGGCGGCACAGTTGAAGCCGACCCTAAAGGTCAGTCTGAAGGCGCGCCTGTGACCATGAAGCTTTTCTCTAAAGCGGCACTCCAAGGTATTTTCGGTGATGCAATGATTCCCGAAGACCTACTTCTTCGTGCAAGTCCAACCAGTGTTGCGCGATGCGCCGCAGTTGGCGTGAATGCCAACGGCACAGCTGATTCGACCTGTAGCGCAGCAGATACCGTGGCCGTAACAACTTTAGATACGGGCATTCCCGATGGTTTTCCTTGGGGAGACTGGAGCGCAGATGATCGACCTAGCCAGTATGTACTGGTCGTGATGCAAGGTGTTGGCGTGACCGCGGCGGGCTCAACTGTGAAAACAAATTGGTATAGCTTCTCAGTACAATTATGTGCCGGTTGCACCCAGGTAACGGCCAATACGCAATGCCCTTACGCCTATGAAAATACCATTTGTGACGGCGGCTTTGGGTCATGCACCTACCTCAACCCCGATACCAATGAGCAAGTCACTGAAGAGTGTGTCAGCCCTGCAGGTAAGCCCGATGGCCAAACAGGTTGCCCCGAGACGCAGCTTGGACCAACGGCTAATGGGACCACGGTTTGTTCCGGTTGGCAAAGCGAAATCGTGACCTACGTTCCTACATACGATGGTATCTGTGACATTTCACAGTACCTCGGTACCAACGTTGTTGAGTCCTGCCAGGAAATCGATCCTTGCACAGGTAATACCGGCGCAAGCACTCAATGATCACAATGCTACTTGACTCAACGCTTGGGTTTCCTTAACGCTTGGAGTTATGGAAAAGGTCAGCTGGGATACGCCAACGATGGCAGAGCTCTACTTAGAGCAAGGGCATAAAGAACGCGCAGTTCAAATTTACCAAGCCGTAATCGATGAGTTTCCGAATCATGAGCAGGCCAAGAGCCGGCTTCGGGAGCTCGTGGGCGGATTGGCAGGAGAACAAGCCATGGTCTTCGAAGAACAAGCCCGGCAATTCGTCAACAAAGTTCCTGGAGCTATTGCTTGCTCCGTGATGGGTTTTGATGGAATCGCCATCGCCACGCATACTATTGGAGGCCTCAATGTTGACGTCGAGGCACTTTTTACCGAAGTCGCAACCGCCGCTGCTGGTCTTATGAAGCTTGGACAAGAACACCCCGGCCTTGGCCAAATGCAGGAATGGACCCTAAGCCACGACAAGCTTACGACACTTCTTAAAGCAGTCGACGAAGATTACTTCATGGCGGCCATCGTAGAAAGCGATGCCATCATCGGCCGCGCCCGGTTTGAGCTGCGTATTCAGGCACCTGAAATCGCCAGAGCGTTAAGCGGAGCCTGAATTCATGAAAATCGCACTCATCCATGGGCCAAACTTAAACCTTCTGGGAATACGAGAGCCCGAGGTCTACGGAACCGATACTCTAGAAAGCATCAACCAAGGCTTAGCGAAGCGAGCCGAGGCACGCTCAGCCACCCTGAGCTGCTTTCAAAGTAACCATGAAGGCGCCATCATCGACCATATCCATGGACTGATGGGTCGGTGTGATGCGATCATCATCAACCCTGGCGGACTAACCCACACCTCTGTGAGCCTTCGGGATGCTTTAGCCGGCGTTGCCATCCCTTTTGTGGAGGTTCACCTTAGCAATGTGCATGCACGTGAAAAGTTTCGTCATTACTCATACTTAAGCGGGATTGCCCAAGGCGTTATTTGCGGATTTGGCGTTCAATCTTACGAGTTGGCACTTGAGGCGGTATTGCGTTTACCAAGCTAGCTTCATGTGTTAGGTGTGCCCGCCGAGGAGCGACCAAATATGTTTGATACTTCAGATTTTCGTAATGGCCTAAAGATTGAGTACCAGGGAGAGCCCTATGTCGTTGTTGATTTTCAACACGTAAAACCAGGCAAGGGTAACCAGTTCACACGTACCAAGATCAAAAACCTGATCAGTGGTCGTGTACTCGATCCGACCTTCAAGTCCGGTGAAAAAATCGGAAAGCCCGACATTGAAGAAAAAGAAATGCAGTACCTCTACCGCGACGGTGAGCACTACGCATGCATGGACAATACCACTTACGAACAAGTGATTGTTGATAAAGATGCCGTAGGCGATATGGCCAAGTGGGTGATTGAAAATGCCACAGTTTCTGTTCTCTTCTGGAATGGCCGCGCCATTACATTGGAAGTAGAAAAGCAGGTTGTCTTTAAAATCACGGAATGTGAACCTGGTGTTAAAGGCGACACAGCTCAAGGTGCCACCAAGCCAGCAACGCTGGAAACCGGTGCCATCGTGAACGTTCCCCTCTTCGTCAACGAAGGTGAATCCATCAAAGTGGATACACGTACCGGTCAATACCTCGAACGATCCAACTAAGATTGTAGGGCTTGATTAGCCGTACAACTCAGGGCTGCCCGGCCCTGCGCCCGGAGAGAGCCAATGGCCCTCCCCAAAGAAAAGATTCGCGCCAACGCGCTCAAACACCTTGAAAAAGGCCGCCTAGACAAAGCGGTCAAGGAATTTGAGCGTCTGGTCAATCTTGATCCCAACGATATGCGAACCATGCTCAAGCTCGGCGATTTACACGAGCGAATGGGTAATATCGACGACGCAGTCGAGATATATGAGTCCGTCGCCACGTTTTACGATGCACAGGGCTTTTTACTCAAAGCCTGTGCCATTCATAAGCAGATTATGAAGATGGCTCCCCAGCATGTCCAAACCGCCCTCACCCTCGCCGACACTTACCAACAGCTGGGTCTAAGCCGAGATGCATCCCGAGAGTATAGGCGGGTATGCCAGATTCTTCTGCGTGATGAAAAGCATCAAAAAAGAGCTGAAGTCCTCGAAAAGATTGTGAAAATTGACCCTCTGGATGTGGGCAATCAGATTCAGTTCGCCAATGCTTTAAGCCACATTGGCTATGAACCGCGGGCTATCAAAGTCTTGCGCGAAGCATGTGAATTTCATCAAAAACAGGACAACTTAAGTGGATTCATCGAGCTTATGGAGCGCCTTATCGGCTTCACCGGCGGCGATCTTGAAACCCGAATTCAGCTTGCTCAAGCCTGTATAAAGAACAATGAGATAGAAAAAGCGTTGGCAAATCTTGAGACTTGCCGAGAGATCGAATCAAATAACCGTCATGTCTTGGCAATGCTCGCCAAGAGCTTCATTTTAATGCATGAACCAACACGAGCACTCGAAGTCTTGTGGGATTTGTTTAAGCATTTGAAAGCTGTAGGGGACATGGCCTCAGAAAAAAATATTCTCGAGCAGATTCTTAATCTGGATCCGAGTAACCCCGAAGCTCAAGAAGAGCTGGCCAAGCGAAGTCATACCGGTGTGAACCCCGCGATGATCGATCCGCAAAAACCACAAATGTCTGCGCTCGAAAAAATCATTCAAGAGTGCGATGTTTACGCTCGCTATAAAAGGCTCGATAAAGCACTGGAACATCTCGATGATGCTCTGATTCTATCGCCCAACAACCGCGACGTATTAAGCCGTAAACGCGACTGGCTTTTTCAAGCCGGTAAAACCAGCGACGCACTCAACACGCTGTGGACCATGGCAAGCACTGCCCATCAAACCGGGCAACGAGAAGAAGCACTCACCGATCTTCAAGAGCTTCTTCATCATGCTCCCGAGCACATCGATGGCAATGCGCTCCTTGAAAACTACGGCCCACTTGCTCATTACGAACCTACCCTCGAGAGCCCGGCGATATCTTTACCACCCGATTTTTCGCAGCCCTTTGGACACGAACTGGGTTACAGCCCTTCTCCGCAGGCTGCGAGTATCGATCTCGACGACCTTGATGAAGGTACCCCTCAGCCTCCACCGCCGCCCTCAACCCATGACGGTTTTCAAACACTGGATGAAATCAACATTTCCGAACCTTCGGAATGGTTGCTGCAAAGTGTTGAAGAGGATGATGAGGCCTCAGCCGCATTCGATGCTTCCGAAAGTGATTACGAGATTGACCTTGATTTTGATATCGATGGCGAAGAAGACGAACCCACAGAGTTAGGCTTTGGGCTGGTTCTGGCACCGCCGCCGCCCGTCACACAGCCGGCCATTACACCGCCGGTGCTCGCCCCTACGCCTACGGGAACAGCTTCGATGCCACCTCCGCCGGTTGTCGCAGCCGCTGGCTTAAATCACACCATCGCCACGCCGCCGCCGTTTGTCGCAACCGACGACTTAGATCACACCATGACGGCACCGCCCCCGGTTACCACTGTTGACCACGGTGATTACCCTCCACTCCAATCAGAGATGGACGAAATTCGCTTCTTTTTGCAGCACGATTTACCTGATGAAGCTCTGGATGTACTTCGAACACTCCTTGGGAAATACCCCAACCATCCCGGACTGCTACATCTCGCAAGCTCTCACCCCTTGCTCGAGCAACTCAGCACCAAAACCGGTGAGGCCGCAGAAGCACAAGGCGACAAGCCTGAAATCGATGAAACCGAAATGATGCTGGAAGAGCTCCTAAGCCCAACCGGTGTGGCTGCACTTGATCCCCTGCAAACCTCAGAATTGCCACCGCTTCTGCAAGCATCTGAATTCAAGAGCTTACGCCAGCACCTACCAAGTGAATTGGCCGATACCGACTACGATACTCACTACAATCTCGGAATCGCTTATAAAGAAATGGGAATGCTCGATGATGCCACCCGAGAGCTTACTTTGGCGGCCGAGTCACCGGCTTACAGGATTTCAGCTCTTACCATGCTTGGTCAGTGCAAGATGCAGGGCGACAAAGCTGCTGAAGCTCTAGCTACCTATTTTAAGGCCCTTCACAGTGAGAACATTCACGGTGATGAGCAAATCTCATTGCACTACGAAATTGCCACGGCATATTTAAAAATGGGCGTTAAGACAGAAGCTCAAAGTTACTTTGAAAAGGTTAGTGGAACGGCTCCAGGTTACCGCGATGTTGATGCTCAGCTCAAAGCGCTCAAGAAGGCTGACCCCGGTTCAGACTCTGGTGGCTCATCCAGTAACGGCAGCACCATCTTTCTTTAAAGTCCTCACCTGCGGCATCTCACTTACGCTTAAGACCACGTCGCTCCAGCCAATCAATCGTTGCTGCGCCCTTTTCATCTACAAGCAAATGAATCCAAACACGATCGCCCGGCTTTAAATAGTAGCCCACTAAATTGCGCTGCATGTCCTCGGACTCCAGTACCGTGCTCGTTAAAACAGGAGCTCGAACAATAACACCCTTCTTCCATTTACCTTTGAGTGGCCCTGACTGAATCGGCCAGCGCACACGAAACTCAAGCGTTACCTCAGGAAATGAACCTCGAGTGGCCTTCGTTATCTGACCCACAAGCCGCTCAGCTTTTGCGTGCGGTGCCACAACCGGTGCGACCTGCGAAGGCTTACCGGCTCGAATAGAGTTTCCCTCATCAACTTGTTCGCCCATGGCAATCGCTCCACCCAGGGCGCTAAGCTCTCCAAGTGGGTTGCTTGACTCTTCATCCCCTGTCACGTCGACCAAAACCAGTTGGCTCAGTAGGGTTGCCGGGGCGGCTCCGCTAAGCGTTAAAAGTTGCCCTTCTATGTTCACCTCGATCTGCGCCAAGCGTTCCTTAAGAAGCGTCGCCAACTCCGTAAGATCTACGCCCTCTCGTACAACCAGCACCAAACGGTCTTCCTCAATACGGTGCTCCAACGCGACCCCCGGGCCGTAGCTCCCGTCTTCAGCCTCAACAACCAGAGTTTCTGCCCCTGCGTACGTTGCAGAAACTAAAAATCCTGTCAGAATTGCGGAATAAATGGCTATCTGTCGCATGTTCGCCTCCAAAGGTGTTCCTATCTATACAGTGCTCTCGCTTCGGGGCAAATGACAGAAAGGCTCAAATGATAGCTCTTTTAAACCCGAATAGAAGGTGTGCACTTCTTGATAAAATCCGGTAGTGAAAGCACATGAGCGAATCTCCTCCAGAGCCTCAACCCACGCGCCTGCGCCGTGCTCTCCAAGTGAGCACTTTTTTTGCCGCCGTGGTTTGTCTGCTCGCAGTGGGAGCCCGAGCTTACCTCAGTGATGACCGGCTCAAAACCATGCTTGAAGAGCGCGGTAGCGAAGCCCTCGGTCAAAAAGTATCGGTTGAAAATCTTGAGCTATCCCTACTGGGCGGGTTCAAACTCAACGCTTTTTCACTCGGTAACCCGGATACAGATTCTCTGGCGGTGCGCGCAAAGCTCATTGAACTCGGCTGGGCTTGGCAAAATCAATCCACCCGTCATGTGGGCCTTCAGCAGCTAAACATCGAAGGACTAGAAATCTTTCAAAAAAGTCATGCACAACCCGCGCCCGAACCCTCTCTGGAACCGGCGGCTGAACCGAGTGAAAAACCGGTTCCCTTTGTGTTGCCTCAAATTCCGCTTCAGCAATGGCCAATGCTGGCAAGCCTCGAAAACTTCAATATCGAACTCAAAGAGCTGAACCTTCAACAAGGTGAAAATAAAGTAAACCTGAAAGGCGTTTTTGTCCGAGGCGCGCTCACCCTAGGTGGCGGGCTGGCTGACGCGAACGTAACCATTCACACTCACAAACAGCTGGCACATCTTCAAGTCAAAACGCCATCCGAAGTTCACATTGATGGTGCTCCCAATATTTCGATCAACCTCACAACTCGTCACGGTTCTGAAATTAACCTTTCCACGGTTGTAGAAATACCCGTGCATAAGCAAATGTTTCGTTTTCAGAATGAAACTGCCTTCAGCCTTCCACTCGGCCAACTCTCTGCCAGCTTGGTGGAGTTTTCCATTGATGAGCACTCACACCTCAAAACCAGTGCCAAGCTCACATCAACGTATACCAAGCCCACTCTTGAAACGGGGCAGCTTCTCGCTCAGGCCAATTTCCAAGCTCTTCAACCGTTCTTTGACCTTTTTGAGATCCCTGTAGAAATGACAGGCCTTGCGAAAGTGAAGCTTCATCCGGTAGACCTCAAAACCCTTGACCCCGAAGCCGCCAAGACCGCCACCCTTACAGGCTTGGTTCAGCTAGAAAACATTCACGTAAGCTCTGGCCCAAACCATCTACAACAATTCAATGGCGATATTGCAATCCACTATGAAGACGGCCGGTTACACGCCACCTCTACTTCACTGAATTTAAGCTTCGACAACCCCAGCATCTCAGTAGCATATTCTCAATTTAAGCTATCGCTCGATACACATGTCGATGACTGGGTTTTAAAATCAGCCAGCAACCAAACGGTGTTCAACCTTCAAGGGGCACTGAGTAAAATCAAAAACCCCGAAGCCGCCATTCAAAATTTAACCTTCGAGCTTCAAACCCAAGGACCCACTGCGATTCTACGCGGTCAAGTGAGCCCATCCCCATTTACATATACGCTGGGTGTACAAACCGAGGCTGTAGACCAAGCCGCCGCAAGCCTTGGCCCCGTTAGTGTGCAGGCTCAAGGTTCCTTCTTTGACATCAACGGGAAATCTCTGCAGACCGACCTCGATATCATTGCCAGCCAGATAGAGCTCACGCCCATCGACGGTCCGATGTCGATTAAAAAATTAAGCGCCCATGCTTCGGTTCGCAAACAAGCCAACACTTTTAAATTCACACAATCAACTCTTGAACTCGACACCCTCGCCAAGCTTAATCTTGATGGGACCCTCACACTTCACTCGAGTAAACTCGTCAGCACTAAAGACCTCAAACTTCATGCCGACTTTTCAGACCTCGGTGCTCTAAAGAATAGGCTACCGCCCAACCCAGCCTTGCCCCAAGAGCTGACCGGCAGTGCCGCTCTTCACGCAGAAGTCAGTGGCACCATTCCTATCCAGCGCCTGATAACGCAGGCGACCCCTCCACCGGTTCCTAAGTTTGTAACCCCGGAGCAATGGGAGTCCGACGCCGAACCACTGGTCGACTATGTGGGCAGTTGGATGCGCTCACTCAGTGAAGG
Proteins encoded:
- a CDS encoding tetratricopeptide repeat protein: MEKVSWDTPTMAELYLEQGHKERAVQIYQAVIDEFPNHEQAKSRLRELVGGLAGEQAMVFEEQARQFVNKVPGAIACSVMGFDGIAIATHTIGGLNVDVEALFTEVATAAAGLMKLGQEHPGLGQMQEWTLSHDKLTTLLKAVDEDYFMAAIVESDAIIGRARFELRIQAPEIARALSGA
- the aroQ gene encoding type II 3-dehydroquinate dehydratase, which codes for MKIALIHGPNLNLLGIREPEVYGTDTLESINQGLAKRAEARSATLSCFQSNHEGAIIDHIHGLMGRCDAIIINPGGLTHTSVSLRDALAGVAIPFVEVHLSNVHAREKFRHYSYLSGIAQGVICGFGVQSYELALEAVLRLPS
- the efp gene encoding elongation factor P, which gives rise to MFDTSDFRNGLKIEYQGEPYVVVDFQHVKPGKGNQFTRTKIKNLISGRVLDPTFKSGEKIGKPDIEEKEMQYLYRDGEHYACMDNTTYEQVIVDKDAVGDMAKWVIENATVSVLFWNGRAITLEVEKQVVFKITECEPGVKGDTAQGATKPATLETGAIVNVPLFVNEGESIKVDTRTGQYLERSN
- a CDS encoding tetratricopeptide repeat protein, whose product is MALPKEKIRANALKHLEKGRLDKAVKEFERLVNLDPNDMRTMLKLGDLHERMGNIDDAVEIYESVATFYDAQGFLLKACAIHKQIMKMAPQHVQTALTLADTYQQLGLSRDASREYRRVCQILLRDEKHQKRAEVLEKIVKIDPLDVGNQIQFANALSHIGYEPRAIKVLREACEFHQKQDNLSGFIELMERLIGFTGGDLETRIQLAQACIKNNEIEKALANLETCREIESNNRHVLAMLAKSFILMHEPTRALEVLWDLFKHLKAVGDMASEKNILEQILNLDPSNPEAQEELAKRSHTGVNPAMIDPQKPQMSALEKIIQECDVYARYKRLDKALEHLDDALILSPNNRDVLSRKRDWLFQAGKTSDALNTLWTMASTAHQTGQREEALTDLQELLHHAPEHIDGNALLENYGPLAHYEPTLESPAISLPPDFSQPFGHELGYSPSPQAASIDLDDLDEGTPQPPPPPSTHDGFQTLDEINISEPSEWLLQSVEEDDEASAAFDASESDYEIDLDFDIDGEEDEPTELGFGLVLAPPPPVTQPAITPPVLAPTPTGTASMPPPPVVAAAGLNHTIATPPPFVATDDLDHTMTAPPPVTTVDHGDYPPLQSEMDEIRFFLQHDLPDEALDVLRTLLGKYPNHPGLLHLASSHPLLEQLSTKTGEAAEAQGDKPEIDETEMMLEELLSPTGVAALDPLQTSELPPLLQASEFKSLRQHLPSELADTDYDTHYNLGIAYKEMGMLDDATRELTLAAESPAYRISALTMLGQCKMQGDKAAEALATYFKALHSENIHGDEQISLHYEIATAYLKMGVKTEAQSYFEKVSGTAPGYRDVDAQLKALKKADPGSDSGGSSSNGSTIFL